One window from the genome of Dehalococcoidia bacterium encodes:
- a CDS encoding SDR family oxidoreductase has product MGKLDGKTAVVTGGGRGIGRGIALLLAQEGAKVVVADFGGSVEGHGRDKGPADEVVELIRSRGGTAIPHYGDVADWNDAEDLVRTCINEFGKLDCLVCVAGILRERMVFNMTEEEWDAVIRVHLKGTFAPTHFASIHWRQRRQEGARLIVFTSGAGINGSAGQPNYAAAKMGLIGFMKSCANALGRYGVTANAISPGAATRMTDRGLAAAAAQREGAVAPSLVAEGGPRDPSNVAPVVCYLCSDEAGYITGRTFGASGYQITLYRDMEPMRRIHSPGPWDLDYLFENFKSTLGEGLRLPDFRQPQPGGA; this is encoded by the coding sequence ATGGGGAAGCTTGACGGCAAGACAGCAGTGGTCACTGGAGGCGGGCGCGGCATCGGCCGTGGCATAGCCCTCCTCCTGGCGCAGGAGGGCGCGAAGGTCGTCGTCGCCGACTTCGGCGGCTCCGTGGAGGGCCACGGGCGGGACAAAGGGCCGGCCGACGAAGTCGTGGAGCTGATCCGTTCCCGGGGCGGGACGGCGATCCCCCACTACGGGGACGTCGCTGATTGGAACGACGCCGAGGACCTCGTGCGGACCTGCATCAACGAGTTCGGCAAGCTGGACTGCCTGGTCTGCGTAGCCGGCATCCTGCGCGAGCGCATGGTGTTCAACATGACGGAGGAGGAGTGGGACGCGGTGATCCGCGTGCACCTCAAGGGGACCTTCGCGCCCACGCACTTCGCCTCGATTCACTGGCGGCAACGGCGGCAGGAAGGCGCGAGGCTAATCGTGTTTACGTCCGGCGCGGGGATAAACGGCAGCGCCGGTCAGCCGAACTACGCCGCGGCGAAGATGGGCCTGATCGGCTTCATGAAGAGCTGCGCCAACGCCCTCGGGCGTTACGGGGTAACGGCGAACGCCATCTCCCCCGGCGCCGCGACGCGCATGACGGACCGAGGCCTCGCCGCGGCGGCGGCGCAACGCGAAGGGGCCGTCGCGCCGAGCCTGGTCGCGGAGGGCGGCCCCCGCGACCCGTCGAACGTCGCGCCCGTGGTCTGCTACCTCTGCAGCGACGAAGCCGGCTACATCACCGGCCGGACGTTCGGGGCGAGCGGTTACCAGATCACGCTGTACCGGGACATGGAGCCCATGCGCCGCATTCACAGCCCGGGGCCATGGGACCTGGACTACCTGTTCGAGAACTTCAAAAGCACCCTGGGCGAGGGCCTGCGGCTGCCGGACTTCCGCCAGCCGCAGCCGGGCGGGGCATAG